In Mycobacterium sp. 050128, one genomic interval encodes:
- a CDS encoding fatty acyl-AMP ligase yields MAPLDDAERFASREAAIVVPEGLTLTSYFDKNRAEHGDSPAYRFLDYSHEPDGRAVVLSWNQLWVRVCSIGARLQQVTKPGDRVAILAPQGLDYVAAFFGSVYAGNIAVPLFAPTMSGHAERLAAVLEDARPAAVLTTTAVAESVRTFIRTLAPNERPRMIAVDALPETLGSMFTGADLHTDDIAYLQYTSGSTRSPAGVEITHRSVYTNAMQMVMTGGLDVDVRTVSWLPLFHDMGLMMIMFTAFFGAHVTIMDPMAFLRRPYRWIKQLGIESTYGRTFAAAPNFAFELTSERGLPPAGETLDLSNVVCILNGSEPVTMSAIEKFTNAFAPYGLPANAVKPSYGMAEATLSVASISQEAAASVIYLDREQLGSGRAVIVAADDPNAVAHVSCGQPIPDQWAVIADPDGAEVPDGTVGEIWLQGVNIGRGYFGREDETRRVFGNKLQSRLNQGSHAEGAADNGCWLATGDLGVYLDGELYLTGRIKDLIIIDGRNHYPFDIETTVSESSPAIRTGYVAAFSVPAAALGSTDHGSGEQLVIVAERAAGAGRTDLGQIADIVRAAISRNHQVRIADVRLVAAGTIPRTTSGKLARSAARAEYLAGKFNR; encoded by the coding sequence GTGGCCCCCTTGGACGATGCGGAGCGTTTCGCGTCCCGCGAGGCTGCAATCGTCGTACCCGAAGGCCTGACGCTGACGTCGTACTTCGACAAAAACCGCGCTGAGCACGGGGACAGCCCGGCCTACCGTTTCCTCGACTACTCGCACGAACCAGATGGGCGGGCCGTGGTGCTCAGCTGGAACCAGCTGTGGGTCCGAGTCTGTTCGATCGGCGCCCGGCTGCAGCAGGTCACCAAGCCGGGGGACCGGGTGGCGATCCTCGCGCCACAGGGCCTCGACTACGTCGCGGCGTTCTTCGGCAGCGTCTATGCAGGCAACATCGCCGTGCCGCTGTTCGCGCCGACCATGTCCGGGCATGCCGAGCGGTTGGCCGCGGTACTGGAAGACGCCCGGCCCGCGGCGGTATTGACCACGACTGCCGTCGCCGAGTCTGTCCGCACGTTTATCCGGACGCTGGCGCCCAACGAGCGCCCGCGGATGATTGCGGTGGACGCGCTGCCCGAGACCCTCGGGTCAATGTTCACCGGCGCTGACCTGCACACCGACGACATTGCCTACTTGCAGTACACCTCGGGTTCGACACGGTCACCGGCCGGGGTGGAGATCACCCACCGCTCCGTCTACACCAACGCGATGCAGATGGTCATGACCGGCGGGCTGGACGTGGATGTCCGCACGGTGAGTTGGCTACCCCTGTTTCACGACATGGGGCTGATGATGATCATGTTCACGGCGTTCTTCGGGGCGCATGTCACGATCATGGATCCGATGGCGTTTCTTCGCCGGCCTTACCGCTGGATCAAGCAATTGGGCATCGAGTCGACCTACGGCCGCACCTTCGCGGCGGCACCGAACTTTGCCTTCGAACTGACGTCCGAGCGTGGATTGCCGCCGGCCGGCGAGACGCTCGACCTCAGCAACGTCGTGTGCATCCTCAACGGGTCCGAGCCCGTGACGATGTCGGCGATCGAGAAGTTCACCAACGCGTTTGCTCCCTACGGGTTGCCCGCGAATGCGGTCAAGCCGTCCTACGGGATGGCGGAGGCGACGCTCTCGGTGGCCAGCATCTCGCAGGAGGCCGCGGCGAGCGTGATCTACCTCGACCGCGAACAGCTCGGGTCCGGGCGCGCGGTGATCGTCGCGGCCGACGATCCCAACGCGGTCGCTCACGTGTCCTGCGGGCAGCCGATCCCCGATCAGTGGGCGGTGATCGCCGACCCCGACGGCGCCGAGGTGCCCGACGGCACCGTGGGCGAAATCTGGTTGCAAGGCGTCAACATCGGCCGCGGCTACTTCGGACGCGAGGACGAAACCCGACGCGTGTTCGGCAACAAGCTGCAGTCCCGGCTCAACCAGGGCAGCCATGCCGAGGGCGCCGCCGACAACGGCTGCTGGTTGGCGACCGGTGATCTCGGCGTCTACCTGGACGGCGAGTTATACCTGACCGGCCGGATCAAGGACTTGATCATCATCGACGGCCGCAACCACTACCCGTTCGACATCGAAACCACGGTCAGCGAGTCCTCGCCCGCCATCCGTACCGGCTATGTCGCCGCCTTCTCCGTTCCCGCCGCGGCGCTCGGATCCACCGATCACGGCTCCGGCGAGCAGCTGGTGATCGTGGCCGAGCGAGCCGCCGGCGCCGGACGTACCGACCTGGGTCAGATCGCCGACATTGTGCGGGCGGCCATTTCGCGCAACCACCAGGTCCGGATCGCCGACGTGCGGCTGGTGGCCGCCGGCACCATTCCCCGCACTACCAGCGGCAAACTCGCCCGCAGTGCCGCCCGCGCCGAGTACCTCGCCGGCAAGTTCAACCGCTGA
- the hsaB gene encoding 3-hydroxy-9,10-secoandrosta-1,3,5(10)-triene-9,17-dione monooxygenase reductase subunit: MTAEPIDPRTFRSVLGQFCTGITIITTVHDDVPIGFACQSFAALSLDPPLVLFCPTKVSRSWQAIEASGRFCVNMLTESQKHVSARFGSKEPDKFAGIDWHASELGSPIIDGSLAHIDCTVASVHDGGDHFVVFGAVRSLSEAPKIKPRPLLFYRGEYTGIEPDKTTPAQWRDDLEAFLTATTQDTWL, from the coding sequence ATGACCGCCGAGCCAATCGACCCGCGCACGTTCCGCAGCGTGCTGGGGCAGTTCTGCACCGGGATCACGATCATCACCACCGTGCACGACGACGTCCCAATCGGCTTCGCGTGCCAGTCCTTCGCGGCGCTATCGCTGGATCCACCGCTGGTGCTGTTCTGCCCCACCAAGGTGTCGCGGTCGTGGCAAGCCATCGAGGCCAGCGGCCGCTTCTGCGTCAACATGCTGACCGAGAGCCAGAAACACGTCTCGGCCCGGTTCGGATCGAAAGAACCCGACAAGTTCGCCGGAATCGACTGGCACGCATCAGAACTCGGCTCGCCGATTATCGACGGATCACTTGCCCATATCGACTGCACGGTGGCATCCGTGCACGACGGCGGCGATCACTTCGTGGTGTTCGGTGCGGTGCGGTCGCTGTCCGAGGCGCCGAAGATCAAACCGCGCCCGCTGCTGTTCTACCGCGGCGAATACACCGGGATCGAGCCGGACAAAACGACGCCCGCTCAGTGGCGTGACGACCTGGAAGCCTTCCTCACCGCGACGACCCAGGACACCTGGCTATAG
- a CDS encoding Kelch repeat-containing protein gives MADAPKTEGPAPASKGIPEELAAAGFDNARQVGKGGAGVVYRCHETALGRKVAIKVMPSSFDEESRERFLREGYAMGGLSGHPNILNILRVGITSSGQPYIVMPYCAEDSLAVRLRREGRIPWPEAMRIGVKLSGALETAHRTGILHRDIKPANVLVSDYGEPQLADFGIAHIQGGYETTSGFFSGTIDYTPPESLAGNPATVASDIYSLGATIYTLIAGTAPYERLASEDLVAQYLRISTTSVPDLRANGVPDTVCAAIESAMAVDPADRPGSAAELGREFQAAQRSNGLPADAMAITDSGRYSIRAAAVEISQLEGPASGDDEAQVPPAAPATLVRESVIQREFSDAAPVLRAVYDAEVQPEIAQAHQDGDGGAPPEDDSSGPAGPPGGKPPMGARAAGWFSEPGKKHSRIGLTAGAAVMVAVLIAGVVYATLPSGADNHTTASSAQQPSVHPAQQAVQWTPISDARVARYAVATTQVDGTVWVFGGIRSDGTVTARHEGYDPAIDEWKRGDDLPVAVSHAMAVTWQGNPVVLGGWTTEDGKNVAADQVWRVVNGHWVELPHLLQPRAAAAAAVVGDRIVVTGGVDANGALLSTTEVFDGNAWTLGAPLPTPRQLLAAASDGKQVYAVGGTNGADLATVEAYDLGTKSWTSLPALPKARSELGATVADGRLVALGGVSSGQVLKSVSIYDLTTRTWSGLPDMATARHGMAVASVEQSVYAIGGSTAIGDQQAVTSAEMLKLPPRKTQPAPPWRPLPDAPTPRLMMASAVLNNKVWIIGGLRNGVALQTVESYEPRTGIWAPGPALPTALHHAAAAAYRGEVVVLGGTGDNIADGSNKVFALRGGNWVELPSLRHGRAAPAAAVVGDKLVVVGGQNGKQLVPQTEVFDGTSWKDAADLPTPREHLAAVSDDTYVYALGGRLLSPDQNSGALERFDLGSGTWAKLVGMPTPRGSYGATYIDGRIVALGGEEPSTVLNVGEMYDIATGKWTTLPPMPTPRHAEVVAAVGNTVYVIGGANRPSHEGPVATVEALDFS, from the coding sequence GTGGCTGATGCACCCAAGACCGAAGGCCCGGCACCTGCATCCAAGGGAATCCCGGAGGAGTTGGCCGCCGCCGGATTCGACAACGCCCGCCAGGTCGGCAAGGGCGGCGCCGGGGTGGTCTACCGCTGTCACGAGACGGCGTTGGGCCGCAAGGTCGCAATCAAAGTGATGCCGTCGAGCTTCGACGAGGAGAGCCGGGAACGCTTTCTGCGTGAGGGCTATGCGATGGGCGGGCTCTCGGGGCACCCGAACATCCTGAACATCTTGCGGGTCGGGATCACCTCGAGTGGCCAGCCCTACATTGTGATGCCTTACTGTGCCGAGGATTCCCTGGCGGTGCGGCTGCGCCGCGAGGGTCGCATCCCGTGGCCGGAAGCCATGCGTATCGGGGTGAAGTTGAGTGGCGCATTGGAAACCGCCCACCGGACCGGCATTTTGCACCGCGACATCAAGCCCGCCAACGTGCTCGTCAGCGACTACGGCGAACCGCAATTGGCCGACTTCGGGATCGCTCACATCCAGGGCGGGTACGAAACGACGAGCGGATTCTTCTCCGGCACAATCGACTACACACCGCCGGAGTCGTTAGCGGGCAATCCTGCGACGGTGGCCTCCGATATATATTCGCTCGGCGCCACGATTTACACGCTGATCGCCGGAACCGCCCCCTACGAGCGCCTGGCGAGCGAAGACCTCGTCGCTCAGTACCTGCGTATCAGCACCACCTCGGTTCCCGATTTGCGCGCCAACGGAGTCCCCGACACGGTCTGCGCGGCAATCGAAAGCGCGATGGCGGTGGACCCCGCGGACCGCCCCGGATCCGCGGCGGAATTGGGCCGCGAGTTCCAGGCCGCCCAACGCAGCAACGGCCTGCCCGCCGACGCGATGGCAATCACCGACTCCGGTCGCTACTCGATACGTGCGGCGGCCGTTGAGATCTCCCAATTGGAGGGGCCCGCATCCGGCGACGACGAAGCTCAGGTACCGCCCGCGGCCCCGGCCACCCTGGTCCGGGAATCCGTTATCCAGCGCGAATTTTCGGATGCGGCCCCGGTCTTGCGCGCCGTCTACGACGCCGAGGTACAGCCAGAAATTGCGCAGGCGCACCAAGACGGTGACGGTGGCGCACCGCCGGAAGACGATTCGTCCGGCCCCGCCGGACCGCCCGGCGGAAAGCCTCCGATGGGGGCGCGGGCGGCGGGGTGGTTCTCGGAGCCGGGAAAGAAGCACAGCCGCATCGGATTAACCGCCGGCGCGGCCGTCATGGTCGCCGTGTTGATCGCCGGCGTCGTCTATGCCACGCTGCCGTCCGGCGCGGACAACCACACGACGGCCTCGAGTGCGCAACAGCCCTCGGTGCACCCCGCGCAACAGGCTGTTCAGTGGACGCCGATCTCGGATGCGCGGGTGGCCCGCTATGCGGTGGCAACGACGCAAGTCGACGGCACCGTTTGGGTTTTCGGCGGAATTCGAAGCGACGGCACCGTCACCGCGCGGCACGAGGGCTATGACCCGGCCATCGACGAATGGAAACGCGGCGACGATCTGCCGGTCGCGGTTTCGCACGCGATGGCGGTCACCTGGCAGGGCAACCCGGTGGTGCTGGGCGGATGGACGACTGAAGACGGTAAAAACGTTGCTGCAGACCAGGTTTGGCGGGTTGTCAACGGTCACTGGGTCGAGCTGCCGCACCTGCTGCAACCCAGGGCTGCGGCCGCGGCAGCGGTGGTGGGTGACCGCATCGTGGTCACCGGAGGTGTCGACGCGAACGGTGCCCTGCTGAGTACCACCGAAGTGTTCGACGGCAATGCGTGGACCCTGGGCGCGCCGCTGCCCACGCCTCGGCAACTGCTGGCCGCGGCATCCGACGGAAAGCAGGTGTACGCGGTTGGCGGAACGAACGGGGCCGACCTGGCGACGGTCGAGGCGTATGACCTCGGCACCAAATCGTGGACGTCGTTGCCGGCGTTGCCCAAAGCCCGCAGCGAGCTCGGCGCGACGGTCGCGGACGGACGGCTGGTGGCCCTTGGCGGCGTCTCGTCCGGCCAGGTCCTCAAGAGCGTTTCCATCTACGATCTGACGACCAGAACCTGGTCCGGCCTGCCGGATATGGCGACCGCACGACACGGCATGGCGGTCGCCTCGGTGGAGCAGTCGGTCTACGCGATCGGCGGATCGACGGCGATCGGTGATCAGCAAGCGGTCACGTCGGCCGAGATGCTCAAGCTGCCGCCCCGCAAGACCCAGCCGGCGCCGCCGTGGCGTCCACTCCCGGACGCTCCGACTCCCCGGCTGATGATGGCGTCGGCCGTGCTCAACAACAAGGTCTGGATCATCGGTGGCCTGCGCAACGGCGTTGCGCTGCAAACGGTTGAGAGCTACGAGCCACGCACCGGAATCTGGGCACCCGGTCCTGCGTTGCCGACTGCGCTGCACCACGCGGCGGCGGCGGCGTACCGCGGCGAAGTCGTCGTGCTCGGCGGCACAGGCGACAACATCGCCGACGGGTCCAACAAGGTATTCGCTCTGCGCGGCGGCAACTGGGTGGAGCTACCGTCGCTGCGGCACGGCCGGGCGGCGCCGGCCGCGGCGGTCGTCGGCGACAAACTGGTGGTCGTCGGCGGGCAGAACGGCAAGCAGCTCGTCCCGCAAACCGAGGTCTTCGACGGCACTTCGTGGAAGGACGCCGCCGACCTGCCGACCCCGCGCGAACATCTGGCCGCGGTATCGGATGACACCTACGTCTACGCGCTCGGCGGCAGGTTACTTTCCCCCGACCAGAACTCCGGGGCATTGGAGCGGTTCGACCTGGGGTCGGGAACATGGGCGAAGTTGGTGGGTATGCCGACTCCGCGCGGCAGCTACGGTGCCACCTACATCGACGGCCGCATCGTCGCGCTCGGCGGCGAAGAGCCGTCGACGGTGCTCAACGTCGGCGAGATGTACGACATCGCCACCGGGAAGTGGACGACGCTGCCGCCGATGCCCACCCCGCGCCACGCCGAGGTGGTGGCCGCCGTCGGCAACACCGTCTACGTCATCGGCGGCGCGAACCGCCCCTCACATGAAGGTCCCGTCGCGACCGTCGAGGCCCTCGATTTCAGCTAG
- a CDS encoding arylamine N-acetyltransferase family protein yields MTLDLTAYFDRISYGGAVEPTLEVLQGLMTAHTQTIPFENLDPMMGVPVDDLGPDALIDKLVYRRRGGYCYEHNGLLGYVLAEVGFRVRRLTGRVIWMLAPDAAVPAQTHTVLAVTFPGSQGSYLVDVGFGGQTLTSPIRFEIGNTQQTTHEPYRLEDRGDGLVLQAELRGEWQSLYEFTTQTRPQIDLQMGSWYVSTNPASHFVTGLMVARVSGDTRINLSGRNLAIHRDGGTEKIVLEDAAAVIDALSDRFGINIDEIGERGRLEARIAEIVGN; encoded by the coding sequence ATGACACTGGATCTGACCGCGTACTTCGACCGCATCAGTTACGGCGGTGCCGTCGAACCGACCCTCGAGGTGCTGCAGGGTCTGATGACCGCTCACACCCAGACGATCCCGTTCGAGAATCTCGATCCGATGATGGGCGTGCCGGTCGACGACCTGGGTCCGGACGCCCTGATCGACAAGCTGGTGTACCGGCGCCGCGGTGGCTATTGCTACGAGCACAACGGGCTGTTGGGTTACGTGCTGGCCGAAGTCGGCTTTCGGGTACGGCGATTGACCGGACGGGTGATCTGGATGCTGGCGCCCGACGCTGCGGTGCCCGCCCAGACCCACACCGTGTTGGCCGTGACGTTCCCCGGTTCGCAGGGGTCCTATCTCGTCGACGTCGGTTTCGGCGGCCAGACCCTGACGTCTCCGATTCGCTTCGAAATCGGCAACACCCAGCAGACCACGCACGAGCCCTATCGGCTCGAGGACCGCGGCGACGGCCTGGTGCTACAGGCCGAACTGCGCGGTGAGTGGCAGTCGCTGTACGAATTCACCACCCAAACCCGGCCGCAGATCGATCTGCAGATGGGTAGCTGGTACGTCTCGACAAACCCGGCCTCGCACTTCGTGACCGGCCTGATGGTTGCCCGGGTGAGCGGCGACACCCGGATCAACCTGTCCGGACGTAACCTGGCCATCCACCGCGACGGCGGGACCGAAAAGATCGTTCTCGAGGATGCGGCCGCGGTGATCGACGCCCTGAGCGACCGGTTCGGCATCAATATCGACGAGATCGGCGAGCGCGGCCGGCTCGAAGCGCGCATCGCCGAAATCGTCGGCAATTGA
- a CDS encoding pyridoxal phosphate-dependent aminotransferase produces the protein MDVWLAAAERQRSHGDLVNLSAGQPSVGAPEPVRAAAAAAVQANQLGYTVALGIPELRVAIAANYQRLHGISVESDAVVVTTGSSGGFLLAFLACFDVGDRVALASPGYPCYRNILSALGCEVVEIPCGPETRFQPTAQMLAELDPPVRGVIVASPANPTGTVIPPEELAAIASWCDASDVRLISDEVYHGLVYEGAPQTSSAWQTSRNAVVVNSFSKYYAMTGWRLGWLLVPPELRRAVDCLTGNFTICPPVLPQIAAVAAFTPQATAEAEGNLNHYTVNRSLLLDGLRGIGIDRLAPTDGAFYVYADVSDFTDDSLAFCSKLLADTGVAIAPGIDFDTARGNRFVRLSFAGPTSDIEEALRRIGPWLSVSG, from the coding sequence ATGGATGTCTGGCTGGCGGCCGCGGAGCGCCAGCGCAGCCACGGCGATCTGGTCAATCTCTCGGCGGGGCAACCCAGCGTGGGCGCTCCGGAGCCGGTCCGGGCCGCGGCGGCAGCGGCCGTACAAGCCAACCAGCTGGGTTACACCGTCGCCCTGGGCATTCCCGAGCTGCGCGTCGCTATCGCGGCGAATTACCAACGCCTGCACGGTATCTCGGTCGAATCCGACGCGGTCGTAGTCACCACGGGATCCTCGGGCGGGTTCTTGCTGGCGTTTCTGGCGTGCTTCGACGTCGGGGATCGGGTCGCGCTGGCCAGCCCCGGCTACCCGTGCTACCGAAACATCCTGTCCGCGTTGGGATGCGAGGTGGTGGAGATCCCGTGCGGCCCGGAGACCCGATTCCAGCCCACCGCGCAGATGCTCGCCGAACTCGACCCGCCGGTGCGCGGTGTCATCGTGGCCAGTCCGGCCAATCCCACCGGCACCGTCATACCGCCCGAAGAGCTGGCGGCGATCGCATCGTGGTGTGACGCGTCCGACGTCCGGCTGATCAGCGATGAGGTCTATCACGGACTGGTCTACGAGGGCGCCCCGCAAACCAGCAGCGCCTGGCAGACGTCGCGAAACGCCGTGGTGGTCAACAGCTTTTCTAAGTACTACGCGATGACCGGCTGGCGGCTGGGCTGGTTGCTGGTGCCGCCGGAGCTGCGCCGCGCGGTGGACTGCCTGACCGGCAACTTCACCATCTGCCCGCCGGTGCTGCCGCAGATCGCCGCGGTCGCCGCGTTCACGCCGCAGGCAACCGCCGAAGCCGAAGGCAACTTGAATCACTACACGGTCAACCGCTCGCTGCTGCTGGACGGGCTGCGCGGAATCGGTATCGACCGGCTGGCTCCGACCGACGGTGCGTTCTACGTCTACGCCGACGTCTCGGACTTCACCGACGACTCGCTGGCATTCTGTTCAAAACTGTTGGCCGACACCGGCGTTGCGATTGCTCCGGGTATCGACTTCGACACCGCGCGAGGCAACAGGTTCGTCCGGCTGTCGTTCGCCGGACCGACCAGCGACATCGAGGAAGCCCTGCGCCGAATCGGGCCGTGGCTGTCGGTCAGCGGTTGA
- a CDS encoding Kelch repeat-containing protein: MGDGSPKDATPPSGIIAELSDSGFEDARQVARGGAGVIYCAYETALGRNVAIKVLPSHIDEESRERFLREGYAMGGLSGHPNIVNILRVGVTDSGRPYIVMPYMASDSLAVRLRREGPIAWPEALRIAVKLCGALETAHRSGTLHRDIKPANVLVSDYGEPLLSDFGIAHIEGGYETATGFFSGTIDYTAPEVMTGKPATVASDIYSLGATIYALIAGAAAHERKNDEDLVAQYLRISTTRVPDMRPEGIPESVCAAIEHAMAIDPAERPASAAEFGRELQSAQKLSGLRPDSMAITSTATESGRTLNPQPGVGAQTSIASTDAVASAPDGTTSTVPGSVPPAADPGPTQAIGDVAGGASPRLQPGPPDPREFSEAANILRGASAAETQALLGASASGGSGMSPPSGPGQPASSGSVPPSWRKPFLVKVRESFSEPGKGRKRVAMIAGAALVVVLLVIGGLFLLTPDNKNQQPVAGQPTTQAPVVWKPITNDRVSRVETATTQVDGTIWVFGGIRSDGAVTALQEGYDPVIDSWKGGDDLPVAVQDAMAVNWQGNPVVLGGFKSVGGKNVATDQVWRVVNSRWVELPHLLQPRAAAAAAVAGDRLVVTGGVDANGALLNTTEVFDGTSWTLGAPIPTPRQQLAAASDGKLVYTVGGTTGDSDQVNVEAYDPVAKTWTTLPPLPQARSDLGVVITDGRLVAVGGVSGGQVLKSVSVFDLMSKTWSGLPDMSTPRHGMAVAAVEKSVYAIGGSSAIGTSEPTSTAEVLKLPARKIQPAAQWRSLPDAPTARLMMAWAVLNDKIWIMGGLRNGVALQTVESYTPKTGAWETGPPLPIPLHHAAAATYRGEVVVLGGASDNIADGSNKVFALRGGNWVELPPLTHARAAPAAAVVGDKLVVVGGQNAKQLVPQTEVFDGSSWKDAADMPTPREHLAAVSDGTYVYTIGGRFLSSDKNSAALERFDPQSGQWTKLVGMPTPRGSYGATYIDGRILAIGGEEPTRVLNVVEMYDISEGKWTTLPPMPTPRHAEVVATVGNTVYVIGGANRPTHEGPIATVEALDFM; this comes from the coding sequence ATGGGTGATGGGTCCCCCAAAGACGCAACGCCGCCCAGCGGCATCATCGCGGAATTGTCCGACTCTGGATTCGAGGACGCACGCCAAGTCGCCAGGGGCGGCGCTGGAGTCATCTACTGCGCCTACGAGACAGCGCTGGGGCGCAACGTCGCGATCAAAGTGCTGCCGTCGCACATAGACGAAGAGAGCCGCGAGCGTTTTTTGCGTGAAGGCTATGCGATGGGCGGACTCTCGGGGCATCCGAACATCGTCAACATCCTGCGGGTCGGTGTGACCGACAGCGGCCGGCCCTACATCGTGATGCCCTACATGGCCTCGGATTCCCTGGCGGTCCGGTTGCGCCGCGAAGGGCCGATCGCCTGGCCCGAGGCATTGCGAATCGCCGTAAAGCTTTGCGGCGCACTGGAAACCGCACACCGAAGCGGCACCTTGCACCGCGACATCAAGCCCGCCAACGTGCTGGTCAGCGACTACGGCGAGCCCCTGCTGAGTGACTTCGGGATCGCCCACATCGAGGGTGGTTACGAAACAGCGACCGGGTTCTTCTCGGGCACAATCGACTACACCGCACCGGAGGTCATGACCGGCAAGCCGGCCACCGTGGCCTCCGACATCTACTCGCTGGGCGCCACGATCTATGCGCTGATCGCCGGCGCGGCCGCGCATGAACGCAAGAACGACGAGGACCTCGTCGCGCAGTACCTGCGCATCAGCACGACACGGGTTCCCGACATGCGTCCGGAAGGAATCCCGGAATCCGTCTGCGCGGCGATCGAACATGCGATGGCGATCGATCCGGCGGAACGGCCCGCGTCCGCCGCGGAGTTCGGCCGCGAACTGCAGTCCGCCCAGAAACTCAGCGGTCTACGACCCGACTCGATGGCAATTACCAGCACCGCAACCGAATCGGGCCGCACCCTCAACCCGCAGCCGGGCGTCGGTGCGCAGACGTCGATTGCCTCTACCGACGCGGTCGCGTCCGCACCGGACGGTACGACGTCGACCGTTCCCGGCTCGGTTCCCCCGGCCGCGGACCCGGGCCCCACCCAGGCGATCGGCGACGTCGCCGGGGGCGCTTCACCGCGTCTGCAGCCCGGGCCTCCCGATCCGCGCGAGTTCTCCGAAGCGGCAAACATCTTGCGCGGCGCCTCCGCCGCGGAAACCCAAGCATTGCTTGGAGCTTCGGCGAGCGGTGGCTCCGGAATGAGCCCGCCGAGCGGTCCGGGCCAACCGGCGTCGTCCGGTTCGGTCCCGCCCTCCTGGCGCAAACCGTTCTTGGTCAAGGTGCGAGAGTCGTTCTCCGAGCCCGGCAAGGGGCGCAAGCGCGTTGCGATGATCGCCGGCGCCGCCCTCGTCGTCGTGCTGTTGGTCATCGGCGGTTTGTTCCTGCTGACGCCCGACAACAAGAACCAGCAGCCGGTCGCGGGCCAGCCGACGACCCAAGCGCCAGTTGTGTGGAAGCCGATCACCAACGATCGCGTGTCACGCGTTGAGACGGCGACGACGCAGGTCGACGGAACCATCTGGGTATTCGGCGGGATCCGGAGCGACGGCGCGGTCACGGCACTGCAAGAAGGCTACGACCCCGTCATCGACAGCTGGAAAGGCGGCGACGATCTACCTGTCGCCGTGCAGGACGCGATGGCCGTCAACTGGCAGGGCAACCCGGTCGTACTCGGCGGCTTCAAAAGCGTCGGCGGCAAAAACGTTGCGACCGACCAGGTTTGGCGAGTCGTCAACAGTCGCTGGGTAGAGCTACCGCATCTGTTGCAGCCCCGTGCGGCGGCCGCGGCCGCGGTCGCGGGCGACCGCCTGGTCGTCACGGGCGGTGTGGACGCCAACGGCGCACTGCTGAACACCACCGAGGTCTTCGACGGCACCTCCTGGACCCTCGGCGCTCCGATACCGACTCCGCGCCAGCAGCTGGCCGCGGCCTCGGACGGCAAGCTCGTCTACACGGTGGGTGGAACCACCGGGGACTCCGACCAGGTCAACGTCGAGGCATACGACCCGGTCGCCAAGACCTGGACGACCTTGCCCCCGCTCCCCCAGGCGCGCAGCGACCTCGGCGTCGTCATCACCGACGGACGGCTGGTGGCCGTCGGAGGGGTGTCCGGCGGGCAGGTCCTCAAAAGCGTTTCGGTGTTCGATCTGATGAGCAAAACGTGGTCCGGTCTCCCCGACATGTCGACCCCGCGGCACGGCATGGCTGTCGCGGCGGTCGAGAAGTCCGTATACGCGATCGGCGGATCGAGCGCCATCGGCACTAGCGAGCCGACGTCGACGGCGGAGGTGCTGAAGCTGCCGGCCCGCAAGATTCAGCCTGCCGCGCAATGGCGTTCGCTGCCGGACGCGCCGACGGCCCGGCTGATGATGGCGTGGGCGGTGCTCAACGACAAGATCTGGATCATGGGCGGCCTACGCAACGGCGTTGCCCTACAAACGGTCGAGAGTTACACCCCGAAAACCGGTGCCTGGGAAACCGGGCCGCCGTTGCCCATCCCGCTGCACCACGCCGCCGCCGCGACCTACCGCGGTGAGGTGGTCGTGCTCGGCGGCGCGAGCGACAACATCGCCGACGGCTCCAACAAGGTGTTCGCGCTGCGCGGCGGCAACTGGGTGGAGTTACCGCCGCTGACGCACGCTCGCGCGGCGCCGGCCGCGGCGGTGGTCGGCGACAAACTCGTCGTTGTCGGCGGGCAGAACGCCAAGCAGCTCGTCCCGCAGACCGAGGTGTTCGACGGCAGCTCGTGGAAGGACGCCGCCGACATGCCTACCCCGCGCGAGCACCTCGCCGCGGTCTCCGATGGCACCTACGTGTACACGATCGGCGGGCGGTTCCTGTCCTCGGACAAGAACTCCGCGGCCCTCGAGCGGTTCGACCCGCAATCCGGTCAATGGACCAAGTTGGTGGGTATGCCGACGCCGCGCGGCAGCTACGGCGCGACGTACATCGACGGCCGGATTTTGGCGATCGGCGGCGAAGAACCGACCCGGGTGCTCAACGTCGTCGAGATGTACGACATCTCCGAAGGGAAGTGGACTACGTTGCCGCCGATGCCGACGCCGCGGCACGCCGAGGTGGTGGCCACGGTGGGCAACACGGTCTATGTCATCGGCGGCGCGAACCGGCCTACCCATGAGGGCCCGATCGCGACGGTCGAGGCCCTGGACTTCATGTAG